ATACAGTTCCCGTCTTGAGATCGGCAACGTCACCGGCGAGAACTCCAGAGCGTGTTTCCTCCAGGAGAGCGTCCACAAGCGGATGGCCTATTCCGCCAAGCTCACATGCGCGATGACGGAGCGCAACGTCCCGGTCAAAACAGACCTTCTCGTACCTGGGGAGGAGACGATACTTCCGCTGCAAAGGCTCAGGACAAATGAAAGTCCAGAACTCTCCGGTGGGGATCGCGCCTCCGCCGAGTCTCAGGATCGCCATCCGGGCCCACTCCCCAAGCTCAGCCAACGAATAACGTCCTTTTAGCGTTCGATAATGCTCAAGGTTGAAGTGGCCCAGGTCTTGGGCCAGGCGATCCAGGGCTTCGCGGGCTCGGAGCGCCTCCTGTATCATCCGTTGCAGCTCGACGTCCGTCCGTCGGTAATCACGATCCACGAGGGCTCGCTTGTAAAGATCCTGATAATCTGGACGGCTTCCAAGGTAGCCTAGAATCTCGCTCCGAAAGTCTTCCAGCGGCCGGCCTTGCGCGTCGGTCTTGCCGATGGATCGCGCGATCTCAAAGAGCTTGTGCTCTAACAGCCCGTAGATTTGTTCTTCGACGGTATCCTGAGCCAGGAGGTTGTACACCTGAACTGTCTCCTCCTGGCCGTACCGGTGAATCCGGCCGATGCGTTGCTCAACCGCCATGGGGTTCCAAGGGAGGTCATAGTTGAAGACAATATGCCCGATTTGAAGATTGATGCCTTCTCCGCCGGCTGACGTGCTAATGAGGAAGCGCGCGCCATCGGGCGCCCAAAATGCCTCCATAGCGGCGATCTTATCCTCTAATGGACCACCCACGATCCGTGCCAGACGGTGCGAGCCGTAGATTTTGCCCAATTCCTCAGATAGGAATTCGAGCGTGTCGCGGTACTGTGTGAAGATGATAAACCGCTCATCCGGATTCTGGTGGGTGAGTTCACTGATGGCCCGGATCACGGTATCGAAGCGCCGATCAGGCCCCTGCGGGACCAGCCGAATCAGTTCCCGAACCTTCTCAATTTCCTGAGGGATATCAGCTTCGGCATAGACCCCTTCTTCAGCTTCTTCGTCACCGTCGAGCGACCACTCAGTGGTTTCGTAGTCTTCTTCCATCCGTTTCAGGAGACGACGGCGGACCCGCAGGACATAGGCCTCCGCATCGACATGATCCGCCGTGCGCTCCCCGAGGAGGGCGCTCGCCACCTGCAGCATCTCGTCCTGAATCTTGAGGATCGCCTCACTGGTGGCGGCGCCCGATCGCCGTTTCGCTTCCAGGCCTAGTTGCTTGCGAGCTAAGAGGACGAGCAGACGCCGCCGGAGCGCCTGGCGAATGGCGCGCGGGCTGGACGACATGATCTTCTGGAACGTGGCCATGACGAAGCCGATCGCCCGCTGCTGACGGGTTGTCCGTGACTGGTCGATCCCGGCAACGGTATAGCCCTCTCGCAGGTATTCGCTGAGCCGATCGTAGAATTCGCGCTCGCTCGGAGCCAGCGGAAACCGTTCCGTGTGGACGTGGCGGCGACGAAAGATCGGATGGCCTTGGGCATCCGTCACTTCGCGCTTGGTCCGCCGAATCATCACACGTGCCAGCATGCCTCGGTGATCACTCAACTCTTCGGGGCTCGTGAAGAGCTGATCGTTGAGCACTTGGATCAGGGACCAGAATTGATACGGATTGCCTTGATGGGGCGTGGCTGACAGGAACAGGAGATCGCGCGTGTGGCTTCGGAGGGCCTCCGCAAGCTTGTAGTTTTGTGTCGTGACCGTCTTCTTTCCGGTGCGCGTTCTCGACAAGTGATGGGCCTCGTCAAAGACGATCACGTCCCACCGCAGGGCCCCGAGGAGTCGCTGAATCCTGCGCGGCTGCTTCAGGGTGTCAATCGAAGCAATGACCCACGGGTGCATCTCCCACGAAGCCGTCCCGTAGTCGTAGAAATCGTGCCCAAGGATCGAAAAGTGGAGCCGGAAGCAGTCTCGCAGTTCATTCTGCCAATTCTTCACCAGGCCCGCTGGGGCCACGATCAGGACCCGGTCGGATTCCCCTCGCACATGTAACTCCCGCAGGAGCATGCCGGTCTCAATCGTTTTCCCCAGCCCGACCTCATCCGCAACCAGGAGGCGCCGCTCAGCCATCCCGACCAGGTCATGGACCACCAGGATCTGGTGAGGAAGGAGGTTCACCCTGCTGGCCGAGAGCTCCCCGCCGAAATTCGAGTGCGCGAGGTCGATGGCGATCTGCTTGACCTGGTACGTGACAGGGTCATCGAAAGCTCCCTCCGCCAGTCGCTGCCACGGGTCGCCCGTTTTCTCAAGGAGCTCGACCGGAAAGGTCTCCAACCGTCGGCCCGTGGGCGTCTCAAAGACCACGTCGGCCTGGTAGAACCCCGCTGTCTCGGCGATGCGCAGGACTTCGCCGATGCTAAGCTCCGGGTAAGAGGGCAAACGCACCTTGTCATTAGGCGCGATCGGCGCTTTGGCTCGGTCTGTCGCAGTCTGTTCGCTCATGTTAGATTGAACCCCACGAGGAAGAATTCCGTCCCGTTCGGCCCTTGCTGCCGGCTTGGGGCGC
The Candidatus Rokuibacteriota bacterium DNA segment above includes these coding regions:
- a CDS encoding DEAD/DEAH box helicase family protein, with product MSEQTATDRAKAPIAPNDKVRLPSYPELSIGEVLRIAETAGFYQADVVFETPTGRRLETFPVELLEKTGDPWQRLAEGAFDDPVTYQVKQIAIDLAHSNFGGELSASRVNLLPHQILVVHDLVGMAERRLLVADEVGLGKTIETGMLLRELHVRGESDRVLIVAPAGLVKNWQNELRDCFRLHFSILGHDFYDYGTASWEMHPWVIASIDTLKQPRRIQRLLGALRWDVIVFDEAHHLSRTRTGKKTVTTQNYKLAEALRSHTRDLLFLSATPHQGNPYQFWSLIQVLNDQLFTSPEELSDHRGMLARVMIRRTKREVTDAQGHPIFRRRHVHTERFPLAPSEREFYDRLSEYLREGYTVAGIDQSRTTRQQRAIGFVMATFQKIMSSSPRAIRQALRRRLLVLLARKQLGLEAKRRSGAATSEAILKIQDEMLQVASALLGERTADHVDAEAYVLRVRRRLLKRMEEDYETTEWSLDGDEEAEEGVYAEADIPQEIEKVRELIRLVPQGPDRRFDTVIRAISELTHQNPDERFIIFTQYRDTLEFLSEELGKIYGSHRLARIVGGPLEDKIAAMEAFWAPDGARFLISTSAGGEGINLQIGHIVFNYDLPWNPMAVEQRIGRIHRYGQEETVQVYNLLAQDTVEEQIYGLLEHKLFEIARSIGKTDAQGRPLEDFRSEILGYLGSRPDYQDLYKRALVDRDYRRTDVELQRMIQEALRAREALDRLAQDLGHFNLEHYRTLKGRYSLAELGEWARMAILRLGGGAIPTGEFWTFICPEPLQRKYRLLPRYEKVCFDRDVALRHRACELGGIGHPLVDALLEETRSGVLAGDVADLKTGTVCARYLIRRRDERGLIQSRVVTLIYDPSTPEVRIAQHFPTGEDKESDSVAVDLAQARAALETALEAEINNWLPSRQSRIGLSISLVGLHK